Proteins encoded within one genomic window of Microbacterium sp. LKL04:
- a CDS encoding 2-phosphosulfolactate phosphatase, producing the protein MTASPFDQSRYQLRFDWGRDGLTRLAPADVVVVVDVLRFSSTVSARVAAGETVTHDEAAHAVSRNGAAVATAAAETGATVFLGSLRNATAVAQAVLAEQNRRAARTSVSIVAAGELHGPGDAAVLRFSVEDQLGAGAVFAALETIGLDHSSPEAAAASEAFRGLRSAVRHLLTASGSGQELLDAGRRDEVLAAAVHDADETVPVLRDGVWQAYEVVSAA; encoded by the coding sequence ATGACCGCGAGCCCGTTCGATCAGTCCCGCTATCAGCTGCGCTTCGACTGGGGGCGGGACGGGCTGACCCGTCTCGCACCCGCCGATGTGGTCGTCGTCGTCGATGTCCTGCGTTTCTCGTCGACGGTCTCGGCACGCGTCGCCGCCGGCGAGACGGTGACGCACGACGAGGCCGCCCACGCCGTGTCGCGCAACGGGGCGGCAGTCGCGACTGCCGCAGCAGAGACGGGCGCGACCGTCTTCCTCGGGAGCCTCCGCAATGCGACCGCCGTCGCACAGGCGGTCCTCGCGGAGCAGAACCGTCGCGCGGCGCGGACGAGCGTGAGCATCGTCGCCGCCGGCGAACTGCACGGACCGGGGGATGCCGCGGTCCTGCGCTTCTCCGTCGAGGACCAGCTCGGCGCGGGCGCGGTGTTCGCCGCGCTCGAGACGATCGGTCTGGATCACTCGTCGCCGGAGGCCGCGGCGGCATCCGAAGCGTTCCGGGGTCTCCGGTCGGCGGTCCGCCATCTCCTCACGGCGAGTGGCTCCGGCCAGGAACTGCTCGACGCCGGTCGCCGCGACGAGGTGCTCGCCGCCGCGGTTCACGACGCGGACGAGACGGTCCCCGTCCTCCGTGACGGCGTGTGGCAGGCCTACGAGGTGGTCAGCGCGGCGTGA
- a CDS encoding ABC transporter permease: protein MLRTIGNRLLLLIPTLLGLSILLFWWVRTLPGGPAQALLGEKATPEAVARINELYGFNRPLIEQYFTWIGRLLSGDFGTSLRTSQPVLDEFFRRFPATIELSVAALIIAVGVGVPLGYWAARRHGKAADSTAVVFSLLGIVVPVFFLAFILKYVFAVQLGWLPSDGRQDPRIEATHYTNFYVLDGLITGEFDAAWDAILHLILPAIALGTIPLAIIVRITRASVLEVQNADYVRTGKAKGVPGALLRNRFILRNAMLPVITTIGLQAGLLLSGAILTETVFAFPGIGSFLSSAIFNRDFAVLQGFIIFIAIVYALINLLVDVSYSLIDPRVRVS from the coding sequence GTGCTGCGAACCATCGGCAATAGGCTCCTGCTGCTGATCCCCACCCTCCTCGGCCTGAGCATCCTGCTCTTCTGGTGGGTCCGAACCCTTCCCGGCGGTCCCGCCCAGGCGCTCCTGGGCGAGAAGGCCACCCCCGAAGCCGTCGCTCGGATCAACGAGCTCTACGGATTCAACCGTCCTCTGATCGAGCAGTACTTCACCTGGATCGGGCGACTGCTGTCGGGCGACTTCGGCACCTCGCTGCGCACGAGCCAGCCGGTGCTCGACGAGTTTTTCCGACGCTTCCCGGCGACCATCGAGCTCTCGGTCGCGGCGCTGATCATCGCCGTCGGCGTCGGCGTGCCGCTCGGCTACTGGGCCGCGCGCCGCCACGGCAAGGCAGCCGACAGCACCGCCGTCGTCTTCAGCCTGCTGGGGATCGTCGTGCCGGTGTTCTTCCTGGCCTTCATCCTGAAATACGTGTTCGCCGTCCAGCTCGGCTGGCTCCCGTCGGACGGACGTCAGGACCCTCGCATCGAGGCCACCCACTACACGAACTTCTACGTGCTCGACGGGCTGATCACGGGCGAATTCGACGCCGCGTGGGACGCGATCCTGCACCTGATCCTGCCGGCCATCGCCCTCGGCACGATCCCTCTCGCGATCATCGTGCGCATCACCCGGGCATCCGTCCTCGAAGTGCAGAACGCCGACTACGTCCGCACGGGCAAGGCCAAGGGCGTTCCCGGTGCGCTGCTGCGCAACCGATTCATCCTGCGGAACGCCATGCTGCCGGTCATCACGACGATCGGTCTGCAGGCGGGCCTGCTGCTGTCGGGGGCGATCCTCACCGAGACGGTCTTCGCGTTCCCCGGTATCGGGTCGTTCCTCTCCAGTGCGATCTTCAACCGCGACTTCGCGGTGCTGCAGGGCTTCATCATCTTCATCGCGATCGTCTACGCGCTCATCAACCTGCTCGTCGACGTCTCGTACAGCCTGATCGACCCGAGAGTGAGGGTCTCATGA
- a CDS encoding SprT-like domain-containing protein yields MSDLIDVRREAETLLRQLLDDSWSFAFDNAKRRAGACDYLRKRITLSRYLAARYDAETNRQTILHEIAHAIAGAAAGHGAEWKRIARSLGYTGGVTHRGETATELAPWVGVCPAGHVAYRHRKATRATSCARCAPTFDERYLITWRRREITAATRREALTPR; encoded by the coding sequence ATGAGCGACCTCATCGACGTGCGCCGCGAGGCCGAGACGCTGCTGCGGCAGTTGCTCGACGACTCGTGGAGCTTCGCCTTCGACAACGCCAAACGGCGCGCCGGCGCGTGCGACTACCTGCGCAAGCGCATCACCCTCTCGCGATACCTGGCCGCGCGCTACGACGCCGAGACCAACCGTCAGACGATCCTGCACGAGATCGCCCACGCGATCGCGGGCGCAGCCGCCGGGCACGGCGCGGAATGGAAGCGCATCGCGCGCTCACTCGGATACACCGGCGGCGTCACCCATCGCGGCGAGACGGCGACGGAGCTCGCTCCCTGGGTCGGCGTGTGCCCCGCCGGACACGTCGCATACCGCCACCGCAAGGCGACGCGGGCGACGTCGTGTGCGCGCTGCGCGCCGACGTTCGACGAGCGCTACCTGATCACCTGGCGGCGCCGCGAGATCACCGCTGCGACCCGGCGCGAGGCCCTCACGCCGCGCTGA
- a CDS encoding ABC transporter permease, producing the protein MSTVLPPAAGGSAADDSTVAVLTAGTGGAPRGGFWHDVFRRLRRSPTAWVGLAIVLLFVVVALLAPLLAPYPETALPGAREITPTYIPGPGEIAAFPLGLDRFGGDVVSKLIWGAQASLLIGVVSTAYGLIGGMLLGLIAGTFGGWVDNVIMRLVDILLSVPSLLLAVSIAAILGQNQNSVMIAIGVAQVPIFARLLRASMLQQRSADYVLSAQTLGLGRGRITMTHVLPNAVGPVIVQGTLSLATAVIDAAALSFLGLGGGRPETAEWGRMLTYAQAELAIAPWLAFLPGICIAITALGFTLFGEALREAMDPRTRGR; encoded by the coding sequence ATGAGCACCGTCCTTCCCCCCGCCGCAGGCGGCAGCGCCGCCGACGACTCGACCGTCGCCGTCCTCACCGCGGGCACCGGCGGCGCCCCGCGCGGCGGTTTCTGGCACGACGTCTTCCGCCGGCTCCGGCGCAGCCCCACCGCGTGGGTGGGCCTCGCCATCGTGCTGCTGTTCGTGGTGGTCGCCCTCCTCGCCCCGCTGCTCGCCCCATACCCCGAGACGGCGTTGCCCGGGGCGCGCGAGATCACCCCGACGTACATCCCCGGGCCCGGCGAGATCGCGGCGTTCCCGCTCGGCCTCGACCGCTTCGGCGGCGACGTGGTGTCGAAGCTCATCTGGGGAGCACAGGCATCCCTCCTCATCGGTGTCGTCTCGACGGCCTACGGCCTCATCGGAGGGATGCTGCTGGGCCTCATCGCCGGCACGTTCGGCGGCTGGGTCGACAACGTCATCATGCGACTCGTCGACATCCTGCTGTCGGTGCCGAGCCTGCTGCTCGCCGTCTCGATCGCCGCGATCCTCGGTCAGAACCAGAACTCGGTCATGATCGCGATCGGTGTCGCGCAGGTGCCGATCTTCGCGCGCCTGCTCCGCGCCTCGATGCTGCAGCAGCGCTCGGCGGACTACGTCCTGTCGGCGCAGACCCTGGGCCTCGGTCGCGGGCGCATCACGATGACCCACGTCCTGCCGAACGCGGTGGGCCCCGTCATCGTGCAGGGCACCCTGTCGCTCGCGACGGCCGTCATCGACGCCGCGGCGCTGTCGTTCCTCGGCCTCGGCGGCGGGCGCCCCGAGACGGCGGAGTGGGGCCGCATGCTCACCTACGCGCAGGCAGAACTCGCCATCGCGCCGTGGCTCGCGTTCCTCCCCGGCATCTGCATCGCCATCACGGCGCTCGGATTCACGCTGTTCGGCGAGGCGCTGCGCGAGGCAATGGACCCTCGGACGCGCGGGCGCTGA
- a CDS encoding spermidine synthase, whose amino-acid sequence MARSRAPLDPPVARLSDGRQARIIPGRFAGGWELVVETTPQSHVDLDDPSHLHFEYVARMGAVIDQMGMPGEPLTAVHLGAGAMTLPRYVEHTRPGSRQQVIELEQALVDLVREHLPLPRTGQLRVRIGDARDVAARLPPGIVGQVDLVVSDVFAGAQTPAHITSVEYYRILAGLLAPTGILLVNIADGSGLAFARRQVATVRSVLEHVVVLAEVRTLKSGRFGNIVIAASPSELPMEWLPRLMAAGPHPAKVAHGAELEAFARDARIMTDADSTPSPKPAASVFDR is encoded by the coding sequence ATGGCCCGCTCCCGCGCCCCCCTCGACCCGCCTGTCGCCAGACTGTCCGACGGGAGGCAGGCGCGCATCATCCCCGGCCGGTTCGCCGGCGGGTGGGAATTGGTCGTCGAGACCACCCCGCAGTCGCACGTCGATCTCGACGATCCGTCGCATCTCCACTTCGAGTACGTCGCCCGTATGGGCGCCGTCATCGATCAGATGGGGATGCCGGGAGAACCCCTCACCGCGGTGCATCTCGGCGCGGGCGCCATGACCCTCCCCCGGTACGTCGAGCACACCCGACCGGGGTCGCGGCAGCAGGTCATCGAGCTCGAGCAGGCGCTCGTCGACCTCGTCCGGGAGCACCTCCCCCTCCCGCGCACGGGCCAGCTGCGCGTGCGGATCGGCGACGCCCGCGACGTCGCGGCGCGCCTCCCCCCCGGCATCGTCGGCCAGGTGGACCTCGTCGTCTCGGACGTGTTCGCCGGCGCGCAGACGCCCGCCCACATCACGAGCGTCGAGTACTACCGGATCCTCGCGGGGCTCCTCGCGCCGACCGGCATCCTGCTCGTCAACATCGCCGACGGCAGCGGGCTCGCCTTCGCCCGCAGGCAGGTCGCGACCGTCCGCTCCGTCCTCGAGCACGTCGTCGTCCTCGCCGAGGTGCGGACGCTCAAGAGCGGGCGGTTCGGGAACATCGTCATCGCGGCCTCACCCTCCGAGCTGCCGATGGAGTGGCTGCCGCGTCTGATGGCGGCCGGACCCCATCCCGCGAAGGTCGCCCACGGCGCCGAACTCGAGGCGTTCGCGCGCGATGCGCGGATCATGACGGATGCCGATTCCACCCCGTCCCCGAAACCTGCGGCATCCGTCTTCGACCGCTGA
- a CDS encoding ABC transporter ATP-binding protein, with amino-acid sequence MPFETSPAPGAPLLQVRDLAVEFQTIDGSVRAVEGVDLDLAAGETVAIVGESGSGKSTTAMAVIGLLAGNGRVAQGSIRLDGQELVGASESTMRGIRGAQIGLVPQDPMSNLNPTSKIGTQVAETLLAHGLATRKDVDRKVVETLAAAGLPNAEDRAKQYPHEFSGGMRQRALIAIGLACNPRLLIADEPTSALDVTVQKTILDQLGRMTTELGTSVLLITHDLGLAAERAARVVVMHRGRIVEQGPARQILEDPQHPYTQSLVQAAPSVAVARLRPEAFTEPTPDAAPKPVDNIVEVEGLTKLYNVRGQKEDFAAVKDVSFSIPRGETVAIVGESGSGKTTTARMLLKVVDPTEGVIRYDGTDVASLKGRQLREFRQKVQPIFQDPYSSLNPMFTIERIVQEPLDFYNRGSAKDRAARVRKLLDDVALPASMLRRYPSELSGGQRQRVAIARALALSPELIVCDEPVSALDVLVQDQILTLLRDLQTEYGLSYLFISHDLAVVRLISDYVCVMKDGALVEAASSEEIFTNPRDPYTRNLLSSIPGNELDIAV; translated from the coding sequence ATGCCCTTCGAGACCTCCCCCGCCCCCGGCGCGCCCCTCCTGCAGGTCCGCGACCTCGCCGTCGAGTTCCAGACCATCGACGGCTCCGTGCGGGCGGTCGAGGGCGTCGACCTCGACCTCGCCGCCGGCGAGACCGTCGCGATCGTCGGCGAGTCCGGCTCGGGCAAGTCGACGACGGCGATGGCCGTGATCGGCCTGCTCGCCGGCAACGGCCGCGTCGCGCAGGGCAGCATCCGCCTCGACGGCCAAGAGCTCGTCGGGGCCTCCGAGTCGACGATGCGAGGCATCCGCGGCGCACAGATCGGACTCGTCCCGCAGGACCCGATGTCGAACCTCAACCCGACATCGAAGATCGGCACGCAGGTCGCCGAGACCCTGCTCGCCCACGGACTCGCGACCAGGAAGGACGTCGACCGCAAGGTCGTCGAGACCCTCGCCGCCGCGGGCCTGCCGAACGCCGAGGACCGCGCGAAGCAGTACCCGCACGAGTTCTCGGGCGGCATGCGCCAGCGCGCGCTCATCGCGATCGGGCTCGCCTGCAACCCCCGTCTGCTCATCGCCGACGAGCCCACGAGCGCGCTCGACGTGACTGTGCAGAAGACGATCCTCGATCAGCTCGGGCGCATGACCACCGAGCTCGGCACGTCGGTCCTGCTCATCACGCACGACCTCGGACTGGCCGCCGAGCGCGCCGCCCGCGTCGTCGTCATGCACCGCGGACGCATCGTCGAGCAGGGCCCGGCCCGGCAGATCCTCGAAGACCCGCAGCATCCCTACACGCAGTCCCTCGTGCAGGCGGCGCCGTCGGTCGCCGTCGCTCGGTTGCGTCCCGAGGCGTTCACCGAGCCGACTCCGGATGCCGCACCGAAGCCGGTCGACAACATCGTCGAGGTCGAGGGACTCACCAAGCTCTACAACGTCCGCGGCCAGAAGGAGGACTTCGCCGCCGTCAAGGACGTGTCGTTCTCGATCCCGCGCGGAGAGACCGTCGCGATCGTCGGCGAGTCGGGTTCCGGCAAGACGACGACGGCGCGGATGCTGCTGAAGGTCGTGGATCCCACGGAGGGCGTCATCCGCTACGACGGCACGGACGTGGCATCCCTCAAAGGACGACAGCTCCGCGAGTTCCGTCAGAAGGTGCAGCCGATCTTCCAGGACCCGTACTCGTCGCTGAACCCCATGTTCACGATCGAGCGGATCGTGCAGGAGCCGCTCGACTTCTACAACCGCGGGTCGGCGAAGGACCGCGCCGCGCGCGTGCGGAAGCTGCTCGACGACGTCGCCCTGCCCGCGTCGATGCTGCGCCGCTACCCGTCGGAGCTCTCCGGAGGCCAGCGCCAGCGCGTCGCGATCGCGCGCGCGCTCGCTCTGTCGCCGGAGCTCATCGTGTGCGACGAGCCCGTGTCGGCGCTCGACGTGCTCGTGCAGGACCAGATCCTGACCCTGCTCCGCGACCTGCAGACCGAGTACGGCCTCAGCTACCTCTTCATCTCGCACGACCTCGCCGTCGTTCGGTTGATCAGCGACTACGTCTGCGTCATGAAGGACGGCGCGCTCGTCGAGGCGGCCTCGAGCGAGGAGATCTTCACGAACCCGCGTGACCCGTACACGCGGAACCTGCTCTCCTCGATCCCCGGCAACGAACTCGACATCGCCGTCTGA
- a CDS encoding ABC transporter substrate-binding protein, whose translation MLPISRKRVVAGAAALVIGALALSACASQRGGDDNAEGPADVDGTFVFAASSDPASLDPAFAQDGETFRVSRQIFEGLVGTEPGTADPAPLLAESWETSDDALSYTFALKKDVTFHDGTPFNAEAVCVNFDRWYNWEGLAASEALGYYYNKLFKGYASSPDAAVYDSCTPDGDSSVTIALKKPFAGFVAALSLPAFGMQSPKALEEYKADEVGGTAEAPTLSEYATGHPAGTGPYKFDEWSRGEQVTLSSYADYWGDKGQIDKIIFRTIDDPTARRQALESGSIDGYDLVGPADTGALEDAGFTMVSRPPFTILYLAFNQAVKELQDPKVREALSYAVDKDALISQVLPEGTEKATQFMPPSVNGWNADVTTYDYDPEKAKSLLAEAGYTEANPLKLTFNYPVNVSRPYMPDPEQIFTVLSSQLKDVGVEATPKSNEWGEYLDLITGGTDHGIHLLGWTGDYNDTDNFLGVFFGQKSAEWGFDNPELFQDLTDARGIADLDEQTKLYSEINEEVAKFIPGVPLAHPAPTLAFDSRVESYPASPVNDEVFSQIVLTK comes from the coding sequence ATGCTCCCCATTTCCCGGAAGCGGGTGGTCGCGGGCGCCGCGGCCCTCGTCATCGGTGCGCTCGCGCTCAGCGCGTGCGCCAGTCAGCGAGGCGGCGACGACAACGCGGAAGGACCCGCGGACGTCGACGGCACGTTCGTCTTCGCGGCGTCGTCCGACCCCGCGAGCCTCGACCCCGCCTTCGCCCAGGACGGCGAGACGTTCCGCGTCTCGCGCCAGATCTTCGAAGGCCTCGTGGGCACCGAGCCCGGTACGGCCGACCCCGCCCCGCTCCTCGCCGAGTCGTGGGAGACGTCCGACGACGCGCTGAGCTACACGTTCGCCCTCAAGAAGGACGTGACGTTCCACGACGGCACCCCGTTCAACGCCGAGGCCGTCTGCGTCAACTTCGACCGTTGGTACAACTGGGAGGGCCTGGCCGCCAGCGAGGCGCTCGGGTACTACTACAACAAGCTCTTCAAGGGCTACGCGTCGAGCCCCGACGCGGCCGTGTACGACTCGTGCACGCCCGACGGCGACTCGTCCGTCACGATCGCCCTCAAGAAGCCCTTCGCCGGCTTCGTCGCCGCACTGTCGCTGCCGGCCTTCGGGATGCAGTCGCCGAAGGCGCTCGAGGAGTACAAGGCCGACGAGGTGGGCGGGACCGCCGAGGCTCCGACCCTCAGCGAATACGCCACCGGCCACCCGGCCGGCACCGGCCCCTACAAGTTCGACGAGTGGTCCCGCGGCGAGCAGGTCACCCTGAGCTCCTACGCCGACTACTGGGGCGACAAGGGCCAGATCGACAAGATCATCTTCCGCACGATCGACGACCCCACCGCGCGTCGCCAGGCCCTCGAGTCCGGCTCGATCGACGGCTACGACCTCGTGGGTCCCGCCGACACCGGCGCGCTCGAGGACGCCGGCTTCACGATGGTGTCCCGCCCGCCCTTCACGATCCTGTACCTCGCCTTCAACCAGGCGGTCAAGGAACTCCAGGACCCGAAGGTCCGCGAGGCGCTCTCGTACGCGGTCGACAAGGACGCCCTGATCTCGCAGGTCCTCCCCGAGGGCACCGAGAAGGCGACGCAGTTCATGCCGCCGAGCGTCAACGGCTGGAACGCCGACGTCACGACCTACGACTACGACCCCGAGAAGGCCAAGTCGCTCCTCGCCGAGGCCGGCTACACCGAGGCCAACCCGCTGAAGCTGACCTTCAACTACCCGGTCAACGTCTCGCGTCCCTACATGCCGGACCCCGAGCAGATCTTCACGGTTCTGTCGTCCCAGCTGAAGGACGTCGGCGTCGAGGCCACGCCGAAGTCGAACGAGTGGGGCGAGTACCTCGACCTCATCACGGGCGGCACGGACCACGGCATCCACCTGCTGGGCTGGACCGGTGACTACAACGACACCGACAACTTCCTCGGCGTCTTCTTCGGACAGAAGTCGGCGGAGTGGGGCTTCGACAACCCCGAGCTCTTCCAGGACCTCACCGACGCCCGCGGCATCGCGGACCTCGACGAGCAGACGAAGCTCTACTCGGAGATCAACGAGGAGGTCGCGAAGTTCATCCCCGGCGTCCCGCTGGCCCACCCGGCTCCCACGCTGGCCTTCGACTCCCGCGTCGAGAGCTACCCGGCGAGCCCCGTGAACGATGAGGTGTTCAGCCAGATCGTCCTCACGAAGTAA
- a CDS encoding beta-glucosidase translates to MPLEPAIESGDRSHTLAPVESVAQISSMLLDTDPTLDPALAEAARVAATEGVVLLTNDGTLPLGERAVAVFGRVQIDWFAVGYGSGGDVKVPYIWNLLAGLRDAGVRVDDELATRYSTWSAANRPAFAATWGEWPHHFPEMAVADADVAAAASRADTAVVAIGRAAGEARDSILEPGSYYLTADERTLLDSVTSHFAHTVVVVDAGNVMDLSWVVDYGDRIGAVLFAWQGGMEGARAVAGVLSGEQTPSGKLTDTIALTYEDYPSAPNFGHLDVNVYAEDVFVGYRYFETFAPDRVLFPFGHGLSYTTFALATEATTDAETVRLDVTVTNTGARPGKEVVQVYTGAPDGALGKPARHLAAFGKTGLLAPGASETVHLDVRLDDLASYDDGGATGTRSAWVLEAGAYPVFVGTDVRSAARVAAFEVPETRVVRTATEVAAPVHAFERLTVGRADDGSAVVAHESVPIRTVSRAERVLGSLPAELAQTGDRGIDLAAVARGAASLDDFVAQLTDEELSLLARGDVTMDSPLGAPGNAGVLGGVSESLRAKGVSPVTTTDGPSGIRLSAYASLLPSGTALASTWNTALIEELAALHGEEMRRKGSDVLLSPGMNIHRDPLCGRNFEYFSEDPVVTGRIAAAVVRGVQRTGLSACPKHFAANNQETNRTRNDSRVSERALREIYLRGFEICVREAAPRAIMTSYNQINGVWAHYHYDLATVILREEWRYEGVVITDWWIENAVDPDFPALEDNAYRVRAQVDVLMPGGVKRDAAPQAQADTTILDSLAREEGITRGELQRTARNVLGLVMSLKPVVDARTLEG, encoded by the coding sequence ATGCCCCTCGAACCCGCCATCGAATCCGGCGACCGCTCGCACACCCTCGCCCCCGTCGAGTCGGTCGCGCAGATCTCCTCGATGCTGCTCGACACCGACCCCACCCTCGACCCGGCTCTGGCCGAGGCGGCGCGGGTCGCGGCCACCGAGGGCGTCGTCCTCCTCACCAACGACGGGACCCTGCCGCTCGGTGAGCGTGCGGTCGCCGTGTTCGGGCGCGTGCAGATCGACTGGTTCGCGGTCGGCTACGGCTCCGGCGGCGACGTGAAGGTGCCTTACATCTGGAACCTCCTCGCCGGTCTCCGCGACGCGGGCGTCCGGGTCGACGACGAGCTCGCGACGCGGTACTCGACCTGGTCGGCGGCGAACCGCCCCGCCTTCGCCGCCACCTGGGGCGAGTGGCCGCACCACTTCCCCGAGATGGCCGTCGCCGACGCCGATGTCGCAGCTGCGGCTTCCCGTGCCGACACCGCCGTCGTCGCGATCGGACGCGCCGCGGGCGAGGCGCGCGACAGCATCCTCGAACCCGGCAGCTACTACCTGACGGCCGACGAGCGGACGCTCCTCGACTCCGTCACCTCGCACTTCGCCCACACGGTCGTCGTCGTGGATGCCGGCAATGTCATGGACCTCTCGTGGGTCGTCGACTACGGCGATCGGATCGGCGCGGTGCTCTTCGCGTGGCAGGGCGGAATGGAGGGTGCGCGCGCCGTCGCGGGCGTGCTGTCGGGCGAGCAGACCCCGAGCGGCAAGCTCACCGACACGATCGCCCTCACCTACGAGGACTATCCGAGTGCGCCGAACTTCGGCCACCTCGACGTCAACGTCTACGCCGAGGACGTCTTCGTCGGCTATCGCTACTTCGAGACCTTCGCCCCCGACCGGGTGCTCTTCCCCTTCGGGCACGGACTCTCGTACACGACGTTCGCGCTGGCGACCGAGGCGACGACGGATGCCGAGACGGTCCGACTCGACGTCACCGTGACCAACACCGGCGCACGTCCCGGCAAGGAGGTCGTGCAGGTCTACACCGGCGCGCCCGACGGCGCCCTCGGCAAGCCCGCGCGCCACCTCGCGGCCTTCGGCAAGACCGGCCTGCTCGCCCCCGGCGCGAGCGAGACCGTCCACCTCGACGTCCGGCTCGACGACCTCGCCTCCTACGACGACGGCGGCGCGACGGGGACGCGGAGCGCCTGGGTCCTGGAAGCGGGCGCGTACCCCGTGTTCGTCGGAACCGACGTCCGCTCGGCGGCGCGCGTCGCCGCGTTCGAGGTGCCCGAAACGCGCGTCGTGCGCACCGCGACCGAGGTCGCCGCGCCCGTCCACGCGTTCGAGCGGCTCACCGTGGGCCGCGCGGACGACGGCTCGGCCGTCGTCGCCCACGAGAGCGTCCCCATCCGCACCGTCTCCCGTGCCGAGCGCGTTCTCGGATCGCTGCCGGCGGAGCTCGCGCAGACCGGGGACCGGGGCATCGACCTCGCCGCCGTCGCTCGCGGCGCGGCATCCCTCGACGACTTCGTCGCCCAGCTCACCGATGAGGAACTGTCGCTCCTGGCGCGGGGCGACGTCACGATGGACAGCCCGCTGGGCGCGCCCGGCAACGCGGGGGTGCTCGGCGGGGTCTCCGAGTCGCTTCGCGCGAAGGGCGTGTCGCCCGTCACCACGACGGACGGACCGAGCGGCATCCGTCTGTCGGCGTACGCGTCGCTGCTCCCGTCGGGGACGGCGCTCGCCTCGACCTGGAACACGGCCCTCATCGAGGAGCTCGCCGCACTTCACGGAGAGGAGATGCGCCGGAAGGGCTCCGACGTCCTGCTGAGCCCCGGCATGAACATCCATCGCGACCCGCTGTGCGGGCGGAACTTCGAGTACTTCAGCGAGGACCCGGTCGTGACCGGCCGGATCGCGGCAGCGGTGGTGCGCGGAGTGCAGCGCACGGGCCTGTCGGCGTGCCCCAAGCACTTCGCCGCGAACAACCAGGAGACCAACCGCACCCGCAACGACTCGCGCGTCTCGGAGCGGGCGCTCCGCGAGATCTACCTGCGCGGGTTCGAGATCTGCGTCCGCGAGGCCGCGCCCCGCGCGATCATGACCTCGTACAACCAGATCAACGGCGTGTGGGCGCACTATCACTACGACCTCGCGACCGTCATCCTCCGCGAGGAATGGCGCTACGAGGGCGTCGTCATCACCGACTGGTGGATCGAGAACGCCGTCGATCCCGACTTCCCCGCCCTCGAGGACAACGCCTACCGCGTCCGCGCACAGGTCGACGTCCTCATGCCCGGAGGTGTGAAACGGGATGCCGCTCCCCAAGCGCAGGCCGACACGACGATCCTCGACTCCCTCGCCCGTGAGGAAGGGATCACGCGGGGTGAACTCCAGCGGACGGCCCGGAACGTCCTCGGGCTCGTCATGTCGCTGAAGCCGGTCGTCGACGCTCGTACGCTGGAGGGATGA